The sequence below is a genomic window from Sardina pilchardus chromosome 9, fSarPil1.1, whole genome shotgun sequence.
CGAAACGACTTTCACCCCAATAATATATTACTACAGGCCAAACAACAAGAACATCTGCCAATTGTCCACGTTCCTGTGGTTAGGTTTAGGTTCACAtagtacagtattttatgtgcAAGTATATTAGTTTGCATGTGTCTAttagggcaagtgtgtgtgagtatgggtgtgtgtgggcatttaGAGTGTGAGAATAGCCAATGgaaagtatgtgtctgtgctgatAGCCGGAATGTGTGGAAGCTGAGAATAGCAGCTGCAGCAAAAGATGGTCAGGAAATCCCCCAGCACCATCCAGTGACATTGGAACTTTTGGACTCTGCGCACAGAAGAGTAGTTTTGTGCACTGCATTTTTTGATTGGATGAGTGTTTTATATGAATGGAgcagtagcctatgtttgttgTCATGGGCTGAAATGGTAATTGTCACATTTGTTTCCAGGAGGCTGTAGCCTATGTCTGACAGATCTTTTATATTGCACTGAAAGCTACGTTGCTTTTGCAACAGTGCTGAGGCTAACATTTATACCAATGGGCAAAGCTAGATGGAGCCATGGCCAAGGAGTTTATTCAGAGCCTGTGgcctcctctccctgctcttTTAAGAGGTCAAACAGGGTTATCTGACGCTTTATAAATGGACTAGTAGGAAGACTTCCATTCACATGTCTCGCGGCCCAATCATTTCATACAGACACCTGCTCACAACAGCTGCCATCCCTTAGAGATACGGCACAGAAGCAGTTATGAAATGAATGGGAACAATGGACTTTTAATTTGGCAGGGGGCCCTCTAAGAGTGACCGCTTAGGAAATTATCTGAAGTACTGTGTCTCTTTAGACACATAACAGGATGCATTTAGTATCAGCTATACCTGTGAACTACAGAACACAGAGTTCAAACACAGCTCAAAGAAAACATCACAGAGAAAATGAGATGAAGGCAGAGAtacagagaaggacagaaagaaGGTGGTGCAAAGAAAGAATCGAAAGACTGAATGGACACTGGAGGAGAAGGCCGAGAGAGTGATGAATGAAGGCTGATACATAGTTAATGGACACATGGTGAAAGAGGGGGATGTCATTTAAGCTCCGTGCTGACAGACAGACGGTCAGAGGGTGTGCAAAGAAAAGAAGGATGAGTTCTGGTTCTCAAGACTGATTCAAGATCAAGACTGCAGACAAGGATGGGATCTACCGAGCTGAAATACAAGAGCATACAAAACGTCTGTGTATGAAGCGTGCAGGAAAGAACACTATGGGTGGGGACCATGAATATGCGCACGCCTGCGTCCTATAAGAAGTCTCAAACGTGACGTGATCTATATGCATGAGACAGGCAAGGTGATCTGTGCGTCTGTGCACAGGACCAGGTGTGTTACCGAGATGTGGAATCCGAGCAGCCTGTTCTTCTTGTGTGTAATGTGAGGTGGCATTAGTGGGTGATGGCGAGTGTCACGTGACAAAATGTGATGCAATCTTGATATTCTACTATTTAATCAGTGTTCTCTCGGGCTGCAGAGCAAGCAGAAGGGTCCCAGGTCAAGTCTGGCCCTCGTGGCAATAGCACGCTttgagcaagacactgaacCCTGAATGGCACGAACTGCTCCAGAAGTGAGCGTGCAGGAAAGGTGCCGTCATAGAGGAACCCCCCGTGCTCTTGGCaggcagaaaaaagaaatgcagtccatttgTCAAATACATGCTGTTGTTACATGCACTTTATAGTTATAAGAAACAATTTTAGAGACATAGTGCAAAGGTAAAATTCTATACATTTtagaaatgtaaatatatacaTTCAACTTGGGCTCACAGAAACCACACCTTCAGTGAAACTGAACCGCATAGCAAAATGTTGGTGGGTTATGGGGCTAGTATGGTAGGATCACTATGGGAATTTTATTGCTCTCTCTGCTTGTAATATGAGGCTTAATGCAGTGTGCAACATGGTGAGTGTACAAATGTGCACTGTTTGTTATTATAGGGGACGTTTATGAAGACAGTAAAGGGGTCTGAAATATCAAGCATACGTGATACTTTCAATGAAGCTGTGCTATTATAAGACACATGATCagtgtggatgaaaatgttGATCATGTGGATTGTACTGTGTGCACAACACAATATTATTTTTAGACAGTGGGCTATGGATGGTACCGTATGTGTGAGTTAGTGATTGAGATTTTTATATGGTGTGTGAAATGTGGTTACTGTTCAATGTGTCATTGGGattattatggtgtgtgtggtgtgaggttATTATGGTCTGTATTGTAAAGTATAAAAAGCACATTTTGTGGGGTGTGAGTACTGTATGCTGTTTCTATAGGGTGTGTGATGGGAGTTATGCTCTGTGTTTCAGAGCAGCTGGTCCTGGGGGCATACAACAAGCCGTCTCAGAGCTGGGACCAAGACTATGACAACTTCCTGTTACCGCTGCTGGACGATCAGGAGCCTTCCTACATCCTGTACCGGCTGGACTCTCAGAACGCACAAGGCTATGAGTGGATATTCATCTCCTGGTCACCTGACCAGTCACCGGTAAGCATCTCCGAGTCCAgaccatcagacacacacacacacacacacacacacacacgaacagagagagggacacacatacaggtcaTGCAAACACTCATGCAATACGCACAGATTGAGCGTAATATGCTTTTCTTCCACTTCCTCATAGGTTAGACTGAAGATGCTCTACGCTGCCACACGTGCCACCGTGAAGAAGGAGTTTGGTGGAGGACAAGTCAAGGACGAGATATTTGGCAATGCCAAGGTACAGAGCAGTTTTTCCTGTGACTGAACGTCTTCTGAATGCTTGGCTCAAAATATATAGCACAAATGGATCGCAAAAACCACACTTCTTAGAAATGCCATGGatggaaaagagaaaaataattgGCTGccatgaggagagagatgacCACCAGGAGAGCCGCTTCCCTCCCGCAGAGGGTCGATGTTCTTGAGCTCAGCGCGAGGGACTTCTGCCGCCTGACAGAATGTGGTTTTTGATCTTTCATGTCTATAGGAGGACATCTGTCTCGAGGGATACCAAAGATACCTGAACCTATGCTCGGCCCCAGCGCCACTCACAGCTGCCGAAAAGGAGCTTCAGCAAATCAAAAGGACAGAGGTGAGTTAGGGGGACGTCCTTGCTCACCATGTGAAAAGCCCTCAGTCTGTAGACAAACAGCATGACGTGATATCAATCATTTCTCACCTTTCTTTTTGCAGGGCAGGGTTATGCAGGTATGTCTTTGGATACATATTTATACACATGCTACCTGACTTTTGTACCTGACTTGTGCtacacctctctgtgtgtgtgtatctacgtGCAGAGAGAATGACTGTGCGTGTTCTAATCAAATGGTGTATTGCTCTCCTCATAGGTAAATGTAGACATGACTGTGGATATGAGCAAACCACAGACAATCCAGGGTCTGGCTTTCCCATTACAAGATACTGCTAAGCGTGCTCTTCAACAGCTTTCGGAAAAACGCATCAACTACATACAActggtaaaaacacacacacacacacacacacacacacacacacacacacacgccacatttGACCTTGTGTCACTGTTAACAAGGCTGCATCCAGAGGATTCTGAAGAATATGTGATAACAGTGCAGCACCCATCTCTTGCAGAAACTGGACACAGAGAAGGAGACCATCGGGCTGGTTCACACCAACCCAACAGAGACGCATGATCTACCCCACCGGGTCCCCACCGACACGCCACGCTACCACTTCTTCCTCTACAAGCACTCCCACGAAGGGGAATACCTCGAGTCTGTCGGTCAGTCCGCTCGCTCGTCCGTCCGTCCACAAGCTTGAAAAAGAAACAGCCACAACACCACTGTCCATTGGTCTGACTCTCCCCACCTCATTTAAATTAGCTTGTTTGTCTTCGTCTTGGTGTCATGGGCatgctggcgactacgccgctccgtctagcCACTGTTGTCTTGtgtatgtttcttgtttgtctgatcgtttgttttacagcactttggtcaactgttgttgttttttaaaatgctatacaaataaattgacattgacattgacctctacttatgccccccccccccccagtgttcATCTACTCCATGCCAGGCTACAGTTGCAGCGTGAAGGAGCGGATGCTCTACTCGAGCTGTAAGAG
It includes:
- the LOC134092988 gene encoding twinfilin-2 isoform X2, coding for MFLVLVVTEELREFLMRARSGTSFRIIQVLIRDEQLVLGAYNKPSQSWDQDYDNFLLPLLDDQEPSYILYRLDSQNAQGYEWIFISWSPDQSPVRLKMLYAATRATVKKEFGGGQVKDEIFGNAKEDICLEGYQRYLNLCSAPAPLTAAEKELQQIKRTEVNVDMTVDMSKPQTIQGLAFPLQDTAKRALQQLSEKRINYIQLKLDTEKETIGLVHTNPTETHDLPHRVPTDTPRYHFFLYKHSHEGEYLESVVFIYSMPGYSCSVKERMLYSSCKSRLLDEVERDYHLQVAKKMEIDSGEELTEEFLYDEVHPKQHAFKQAFAKPRGPAGKRGHKRIIRGGGGENTQNS
- the LOC134092988 gene encoding twinfilin-2 isoform X1 translates to MFLVLVVTEELREFLMRARSGTSFRIIQVLIRDEQLVLGAYNKPSQSWDQDYDNFLLPLLDDQEPSYILYRLDSQNAQGYEWIFISWSPDQSPVRLKMLYAATRATVKKEFGGGQVKDEIFGNAKEDICLEGYQRYLNLCSAPAPLTAAEKELQQIKRTEGRVMQVNVDMTVDMSKPQTIQGLAFPLQDTAKRALQQLSEKRINYIQLKLDTEKETIGLVHTNPTETHDLPHRVPTDTPRYHFFLYKHSHEGEYLESVVFIYSMPGYSCSVKERMLYSSCKSRLLDEVERDYHLQVAKKMEIDSGEELTEEFLYDEVHPKQHAFKQAFAKPRGPAGKRGHKRIIRGGGGENTQNS